One genomic segment of Belonocnema kinseyi isolate 2016_QV_RU_SX_M_011 chromosome 2, B_treatae_v1, whole genome shotgun sequence includes these proteins:
- the LOC117167972 gene encoding active regulator of SIRT1-like — protein sequence MSNSLVHKSLELLEYEQEIKQGKSKKRSKNKGILDLIPTNHRLTSKRKKSKTETPVNRSSRLNIYEAKKRLEAKTDPTEGNIKKLLLLGNSRLDSETADKLIERAVKKRYIHKEEKREEQTTVFTEEDFKKFEQEYLAE from the exons ATGTCTAATTCTCTCGTACATAAAAGTCTCGAATTGTTGGAATACGAACAAGAAATAAAGCAAG GAAAATCCAAGAAAAGGAGTAAAAATAAGGGAATATTAGATTTAATTCCTACCAACCATCGTTTAACCTCTAAACGGAAGAAATCAA AAACGGAAACTCCAGTAAACCGATCAAGTAGATTGAACATATACGAAGCTAAAAAACGACTTGAGGCAAAAACTGATCCGACCGAGGGGAATATTAAAAAACTTCTCTTGTTAGGAAACAGCCGTCTCGATTCTGAAACAGCAGATAAA CTTATTGAGCGTGCAGTCAAGAAACGCTACATCCACAAGGAAGAAAAACGCGAAGAGCAAACGACTGTATTTACCGAAGAAGACTTCAAGAAATTCGAGCAAGAATACCTCGCCGAGTGA
- the LOC117167971 gene encoding nicotinamide riboside kinase 1: MGWLVIGISGATCSGKTSLARRLHKNLKNSILIEQDTYFLPVDDPRQTWIPKLNHINFDLLSSLDMEKMHTDILKFLNEKSRGNSTSLENEAKVLIVEGFLIFDYKPISDLCNLKYFLTLKKEECWNRRALRVYQPPDVPGYFDEIVWPEYLKYIDKVTNDKDLFNSIKFFDGTQSPDQVYANVYNEIELKLA, encoded by the coding sequence ATGGGTTGGTTGGTAATTGGCATTTCTGGGGCCACATGCAGCGGAAAAACGTCACTCGCAAGAAGACTTCACAAGAATTTGAAGAACTCGATTCTGATTGAGCAGGATACTTATTTTCTTCCTGTCGATGATCCCCGTCAGACTTGGATTCCAAAACTCAATCACATCAACTTCGACCTTCTTTCCAGTCTCGATATGGAAAAAATGCACACAGACATTCTCAAATTCTTGAATGAAAAGTCTCGAGGAAATTCCACGTCTTTGGAGAATGAAGCGAAAGTGCTGATTGTTGAGGGATTTCTCATTTTCGACTACAAACCGATTTCAGATTTGTGCAATCTTAAGTACTTTCTGACATTGAAGAAAGAAGAATGCTGGAATCGAAGAGCCTTGCGTGTGTATCAGCCGCCGGATGTGCCAGGATATTTCGACGAGATTGTATGGCCCGAGTATTTAAAATACATAGATAAGGTCACGAACGATAAGGACTTGTTCAATAGTATTAAGTTCTTTGATGGAACGCAGAGTCCAGATCAAGTGTACGCTAATGTTTataatgaaattgaattaaaattagctTAA